The following are from one region of the Capsicum annuum cultivar UCD-10X-F1 chromosome 1, UCD10Xv1.1, whole genome shotgun sequence genome:
- the LOC107879377 gene encoding uncharacterized protein LOC107879377 has product MKVVYEVDIKYMKAWRAKENVITMLRGGLADGYGKMPRYIYMLNQVPVVVVDGAHLSGPYEGTFVSASTLDGAGFLEEVRILFAAWNCKNNEIASYTNTTLGRIFEEILTHNGVKALRMTVKPVGSYLYCVYDSGWGSQTIVKTYELPIVSMPDKKDWSVPGFVDDEEILPPKYRRPPSRPKKERHLKSSESLSSNSNRCGKCG; this is encoded by the exons ATGAAGGTTGTTTACGAAGTCGACATTAAATACATGAAAGCATGGCGCGCAAAAGAGAACGTGATTACGATGCTTAGAGGTGGACTAGCAGATGGATATGgaaaaatgccccgttatatCTATATGCTGAACCAAGT accTGTTGTAGTTGTTGACGGGGCACATTTAAGCGGTCCATATGAAGGAACATTTGTATCGGCAAGCACATTAGATGGTGCAG GTTTCCTAGAAGAAGTTAGAATCTTATTTGCTGCATGGAATTGTAAGAACAACGAAATTGCATCGTACACCAATACAACTCTTGGCAGAATATTTGaagaaattctaactcataatgGTGTTAAAGCTTTGAGGATGACG GTTAAGCCAGTAGGGAGttatctttattgtgtttatgattCGGGCTGGGG GTCACAAACCATAGTGAAGACATATGAACTCCCTATAGTTTCAATGCCAGACAAGAAAGATTGGAGTGTTCCAGGttttgttgatgatgaagaaATTTTGCCGCCCAAATATCGAAGACCTCCTAGTAGGCCAAAAAAAGAAAGGCATCTGAAATCAAGTGAATCATTGTCTTCAAATTCAAACCGCTGCGGAAAATGCGGATGA